AGCTCATTTTCTCCATATTGCGCCGAAGATGAGATTCAGTTCTTTGGCCTCGCGCCAGAGCACTCGCGCTTCAGCGGCGAGCCTCTCTTCCGCTGTGGCCACCATGCGCAGGAAGAACATGCTTTCCTTTGATTCCTTTCGGCAGGTGCCGATCTTCTGCTTAAACCCCCTGGCCGACACGGCATCATCGGCTTCGCAATAGTTGGCTCCGACACTGGTTCCCGCGCCTACCAGTTGATCAATGAGCCGATTAATCACAGCATTGCGAGGTATCCTTTGGGCGAAGCGGATGATGCATTCGCCAAACCGCGCCGTGCGGCCAGCCAGCCCCTCCGAAGGGAGCGGAACCACGTGTTCCTCTTTCAGCACCAATGGTCCTGTGGATGGCTCGTCTCCCCACCGCCAAAACTCTGAGCATACGTCTGAAATTTCCCCGCCACTGCCGTACTCAGATTTTGGAGTTCGGCCTCCTTTCGGCCTTCGGGCTTCGGCCTTCAGATTTGGTCTTAGCGGCTCTTTCATACCACCTCCACCGCCCCGTAGGGACACACCTGCCGGCATGAATCGCAACGGGTGCATCGCTCCAGATCAATCAGGTGCCGTGTATAGGGTGTCATGGGAATTGCATCGGCTGGACAAT
The sequence above is drawn from the Candidatus Paceibacterota bacterium genome and encodes:
- a CDS encoding four helix bundle protein codes for the protein MKEPLRPNLKAEARRPKGGRTPKSEYGSGGEISDVCSEFWRWGDEPSTGPLVLKEEHVVPLPSEGLAGRTARFGECIIRFAQRIPRNAVINRLIDQLVGAGTSVGANYCEADDAVSARGFKQKIGTCRKESKESMFFLRMVATAEERLAAEARVLWREAKELNLIFGAIWRK